In one Nicotiana sylvestris chromosome 8, ASM39365v2, whole genome shotgun sequence genomic region, the following are encoded:
- the LOC104213841 gene encoding ribosomal RNA-processing protein 17 has protein sequence MEEHLVEDESGHNPRIRGRHIKKRALKNKSLTVSFDEKDLKDFVTGFHKRKKKRRKEAQQQLEEAHRRKRIEARKKRKEEREFAIFGGAPPDSGAAADEPDEELDDVEENEPNATVSGTTTYDNGDVQVIVTMSEISREEDFPAQVPPLPVLQHDGETKSHKQNIPVIKKKPFKKVAKKRSRPKPQNKRDRKKGKKKNKKHT, from the exons ATGGAAGAACATCTAGTGGAAGACGAATCAGGACACAATCCGAGGATACGAGGTAGACACATCAAGAAAAGAGCCCTCAAGAACAAATCTCTCACTGTCTCTTTTGATGAAAAAGACCTCAA GGATTTTGTGACTGGTTTTcataagagaaagaagaagaggagaaaagAAGCGCAACAGCAATTGGAAGAAGCCCATAGGAGGAAACGTATTGAGGCCCGTAAAAAG AGAAAGGAGGAAAGAGAATTTGCCATCTTTGGTGGAGCTCCACCTGATTCAGGTGCTGCAGCCGATGAACCTGATGAGGAACTTGATGATGTAGAGGAAAATGAGCCTAATGCCACAGTCTCAG GGACTACAACATATGACAATGGTGATGTGCAAGTCATCGTGACAATGAGCGAGATCTCTCGCGAAGAAGACTTCCCAGCTCAAGTGCCACCATTACCTGTGCTTCAACATGATGGAGAAACTAAAAGCCACAAACAAAACATTCCGGTAATTAAGAAGAAACCATTCAAGAAAGTTGCAAAAAAGAGATCTCGGCCCAAGCCACAGAATAAGAGAGATAGGAAGAAAGGtaaaaagaagaacaagaagcaCACATGA